In Rattus rattus isolate New Zealand chromosome 3, Rrattus_CSIRO_v1, whole genome shotgun sequence, one genomic interval encodes:
- the Prmt6 gene encoding protein arginine N-methyltransferase 6, with protein MSLSKKRKLESGGGGAGGEGAEEENGGEQEAAPPRPRRTKRERDQLYYECYSDVSVHEEMIADRVRTDAYRLGILRNWAALRGKTVLDVGAGTGILSIFCAQAGARRVYAVEASAIWQQAQEVVRLNGLEDRVHILPGPVETVELPEQVDAIVSEWMGYGLLHESMLSSVLHARTKWLKEGGLLLPASAELFVAPISDQMLEWRLGFWSQVKQHYGVDMSCMESFATRCLMGHSEIVVQGLSGEDVLARPQRFAQLELARAGLEQELEAGVGGRFRCSCYGSAPLHGFAIWFQVTFPGGDSEKPLVLSTSPFHPATHWKQALLYLNEPVPVEQDTDISGEITLLPSRDNPRRLRVLLRYKVGDHEEKTKDFAMED; from the coding sequence ATGTCGCTGAGCAAGAAAAGAAAGCTTGAGTCGGGGGGCGGCGGCGCAGGAggggagggagctgaggaggaaaaTGGCGGGGAGCAGGAGGCAGCCCCGCCACGACCCCGGAGGACCAAGCGCGAGCGGGACCAGCTGTACTACGAGTGCTACTCCGACGTATCGGTCCACGAGGAGATGATCGCCGACCGCGTCCGCACCGACGCCTACCGCCTAGGCATCCTGAGGAACTGGGCCGCTCTGCGAGGCAAGACGGTGCTGGACGTGGGCGCAGGCACCGGCATTCTTAGCATCTTCTGCGCCCAGGCCGGGGCCCGGCGCGTTTACGCTgtggaggccagcgccatctggCAACAGGCCCAGGAGGTGGTGCGGCTCAACGGGTTGGAGGACCGCGTGCACATCCTGCCGGGCCCGGTGGAGACGGTGGAGCTGCCGGAGCAAGTGGACGCCATCGTAAGCGAGTGGATGGGCTACGGACTACTGCACGAGTCCATGCTGAGCTCCGTGCTCCACGCGCGGACCAAATGGCTGAAGGAGGGCGGTCTCCTCCTGCCAGCTTCCGCTGAGCTCTTCGTGGCCCCGATTAGCGACCAGATGCTGGAATGGCGCTTGGGTTTCTGGAGCCAAGTGAAGCAGCACTATGGCGTGGATATGAGCTGCATGGAAAGCTTCGCCACGCGCTGCCTCATGGGCCATTCGGAGATCGTGGTGCAGGGTCTGTCCGGAGAGGACGTGCTGGCCCGGCCACAGCGCTTTGCCCAGCTCGAGCTGGCCCGCGCTGgcctggagcaggagctggaggCCGGTGTGGGCGGGCGCTTCCGCTGCAGCTGCTATGGCTCCGCGCCTCTACATGGTTTTGCCATCTGGTTTCAGGTAACCTTTCCTGGAGGGGACTCGGAGAAACCTCTGGTGCTGTCCACCTCACCTTTCCACCCGGCCACGCACTGGAAGCAGGCGCTCCTCTACTTGAATGAGCCGGTGCCGGTGGAACAAGATACAGACATTTCTGGAGAGATCACCCTGCTGCCCTCCCGGGACAACCCCCGGCGTCTGCGCGTACTTCTGCGCTACAAAGTGGGGGACCATGAGGAAAAGACCAAAGACTTTGCCATGGAGGACTGA